A genomic region of Longimicrobium sp. contains the following coding sequences:
- a CDS encoding WD40/YVTN/BNR-like repeat-containing protein, producing the protein MHRLRSAVVALALLAAPELAAQVERNTPPPTDTVRYRGVAWRNLGPNRGGRSIAVAGSTARPLEYYFGATGGGLWKTTDAGTTWTPVTDGKLGSSSVGAVEVCQQNPDVVYLGTGETQLRGNIQAGDGVYRSTDAGKTWTHVGLRESRNIGRIRIHPTNCDIAYAAAFGHYSGPNAERGIFRTVDGGQTWTRVLHRDERTGGVDISIDVQNPNVVYAALWEAWRNQWGMSSGGPGSGLFRSDDGGANWTELTRMPGMPREGLVGKIGVSVSPADPTRVYAIVEHDSGGVFRSDDRGATWERVNTERKLRQRAFYYTRLLADPKDKDRVYVMNVGFFRSDDGGKTFPTTIRTPHSDNHDLWIAADDNQRMVQGNDGGGNVSVNGGKTWTEQDYPTAQIYRIALTGHQPAMACGGQQDNSTVCVPIRGWNHLNAGGRNFFAAGGCESGYVAPHPTNTNVYYAGCYGGSLDRFDQSTGASRPVNVWPENPMGQSASDLRERVQWTFPIVFDPHDPNTLYTGTQHVWRTTNEGQSWQRISPDLTRADPATLGPSGGPITRDQTGVETYATVFTIGPSARERGVIWTGSDDGKAYVTRDGGATWTDVTPAALPEQTKIHTMEPSPHRAGTAYLAGNRFLLGDFRPYLFRTDDYGRTWTSIASNLPEGDFLRSVREDPSRPGLLYAATERGIWVSWNDGREWESLRLNLPVVQVSDIAVRGPDIVISTHGRSFYALDGGAHLLRQMNDVPAQASTPPARRTAAAGQAGTRLFRPAEAILGVDRGVTVYYSLAQPARRVTLDFLDAQGRVIRSYTHDTRPDSARRAGAAGGAGEDDEQPRAQRFAPNQVGMNRFTWNLRHPGPTSFPGMILWAADTATGPRVVPGTYSVRLTADGRELRQDFAVRTDPRLPGVSLADLQRRFDFAMQIRNRVSEANDAVLLIRGVRQQVQDRLGRTQDAGVKTAGEALLARTAEVEERLYQVRNQSNQDPLNYPIRLNNKLAALMSHVEEADAAPTAQSYEVFTALSAQLDRELSALNQVWAQDLEAFNRLLRAKRLPPVSRTPLRVEEGAAGTSRTGGDEEEEEGEARRW; encoded by the coding sequence ATGCACCGACTTCGCAGTGCAGTCGTCGCGCTCGCCCTGCTGGCCGCCCCCGAGCTCGCCGCGCAGGTGGAGCGCAACACGCCGCCCCCCACCGACACCGTGCGGTATCGCGGAGTGGCGTGGCGCAACCTGGGCCCCAACCGCGGCGGCCGCTCCATCGCCGTGGCGGGCAGCACCGCCCGGCCGCTGGAATACTACTTCGGCGCCACGGGCGGCGGCCTGTGGAAGACCACCGACGCCGGCACCACCTGGACCCCCGTCACCGACGGAAAGCTGGGCAGCAGCAGCGTCGGCGCGGTAGAAGTGTGCCAGCAGAACCCCGACGTGGTGTACCTGGGCACGGGCGAGACGCAGCTGCGTGGCAACATCCAGGCGGGCGACGGCGTGTACAGGAGCACCGACGCCGGCAAGACGTGGACGCACGTGGGTCTGCGCGAGTCGCGCAACATCGGCCGCATCCGCATCCATCCCACCAACTGCGACATCGCGTACGCGGCGGCGTTCGGCCACTACAGCGGGCCCAACGCCGAGCGCGGCATCTTCCGCACGGTCGACGGCGGGCAGACCTGGACGCGCGTGCTGCACCGCGACGAGCGCACGGGCGGCGTCGACATCTCCATCGACGTGCAGAACCCCAACGTCGTCTACGCCGCGCTCTGGGAAGCGTGGCGCAACCAGTGGGGAATGTCCAGCGGCGGCCCCGGGAGCGGCCTGTTCCGCAGCGACGACGGCGGCGCCAACTGGACGGAGCTCACCCGCATGCCCGGCATGCCGCGCGAGGGGCTCGTCGGCAAGATCGGTGTCTCCGTCTCCCCGGCGGACCCCACCCGCGTGTACGCCATCGTGGAGCACGACTCGGGCGGCGTGTTCCGCTCCGACGACCGGGGCGCCACCTGGGAGCGGGTGAACACCGAGCGCAAGCTGCGGCAGCGGGCGTTCTACTACACCCGCCTGCTGGCCGATCCCAAGGACAAGGACCGCGTGTACGTGATGAACGTGGGCTTCTTCCGCTCGGACGATGGCGGCAAGACGTTCCCCACCACCATCCGCACGCCGCACAGCGACAACCACGACCTGTGGATTGCCGCCGACGACAACCAGCGGATGGTGCAGGGCAACGACGGCGGCGGCAACGTCAGCGTCAATGGCGGCAAGACGTGGACGGAGCAGGACTATCCCACGGCGCAGATCTACCGCATCGCCCTGACCGGGCACCAGCCTGCGATGGCGTGCGGCGGCCAGCAGGACAACAGCACCGTCTGCGTGCCCATCCGCGGATGGAACCACCTGAACGCCGGGGGGCGCAACTTCTTCGCGGCGGGCGGGTGCGAGTCCGGGTACGTGGCCCCGCATCCCACGAACACCAACGTCTACTACGCCGGGTGCTACGGCGGCTCGCTGGACCGCTTCGACCAATCCACCGGGGCCAGCCGCCCCGTGAACGTGTGGCCCGAGAACCCCATGGGCCAGTCGGCGTCGGACCTGCGCGAGCGGGTGCAGTGGACGTTTCCCATCGTCTTCGACCCGCACGATCCCAACACGCTGTACACCGGCACGCAGCACGTGTGGCGGACGACCAACGAGGGGCAGAGCTGGCAGCGCATTTCGCCGGACCTCACCCGGGCAGACCCGGCCACGCTGGGGCCCTCGGGCGGGCCCATCACCCGGGACCAGACGGGCGTAGAGACGTACGCCACCGTCTTCACCATCGGCCCCAGCGCCCGCGAGCGCGGGGTGATCTGGACGGGCTCGGACGACGGCAAGGCGTACGTGACCCGCGACGGCGGTGCGACGTGGACCGACGTGACGCCGGCCGCGCTGCCGGAGCAGACCAAGATCCACACGATGGAGCCCTCGCCGCACCGGGCGGGAACGGCGTACCTGGCGGGCAACCGCTTTCTGCTGGGCGACTTCCGCCCGTACCTGTTCCGTACCGACGACTACGGGCGGACGTGGACGTCCATCGCCAGCAACCTTCCCGAGGGCGACTTCCTGCGCTCCGTGCGCGAGGACCCGTCGCGCCCCGGGCTGCTGTACGCCGCCACGGAGCGGGGGATCTGGGTGTCGTGGAACGACGGCCGCGAGTGGGAGTCGCTGCGGCTGAACCTGCCAGTCGTGCAGGTGTCGGACATCGCGGTGCGCGGACCGGACATCGTGATCAGCACGCACGGCCGCTCGTTCTACGCTCTGGACGGCGGGGCGCACCTGCTCCGCCAGATGAACGACGTGCCGGCGCAGGCGTCCACCCCGCCGGCCCGGCGCACGGCGGCGGCAGGGCAGGCGGGAACGCGGCTCTTCCGCCCGGCGGAGGCCATTCTGGGCGTGGACCGCGGCGTGACCGTCTACTACTCGCTGGCCCAGCCGGCGCGCCGGGTGACGCTGGACTTCCTGGATGCGCAGGGGCGGGTGATCCGCTCGTACACCCACGACACGCGGCCGGACTCGGCGCGCCGGGCGGGCGCGGCGGGCGGCGCGGGCGAGGACGACGAGCAGCCGCGCGCGCAGCGGTTCGCGCCGAACCAGGTGGGGATGAACCGCTTCACGTGGAACCTTCGGCATCCCGGGCCCACCTCGTTCCCGGGGATGATCCTGTGGGCCGCCGACACGGCGACGGGGCCGCGGGTAGTGCCGGGCACCTACTCCGTGCGGCTGACGGCGGATGGCCGCGAGCTGCGCCAGGACTTCGCCGTGCGGACGGACCCGCGCCTTCCCGGCGTGTCGCTGGCGGACCTGCAGCGCCGCTTCGACTTCGCCATGCAGATCCGCAACCGGGTGAGCGAGGCCAACGACGCCGTGCTGCTGATCCGCGGGGTGCGCCAGCAGGTGCAGGACCGGCTGGGCCGCACGCAGGACGCGGGGGTGAAGACGGCGGGCGAGGCGCTGCTGGCGCGCACGGCCGAGGTCGAGGAGCGGCTGTACCAGGTGCGCAACCAGAGCAACCAGGACCCGCTGAACTACCCGATCCGGCTGAACAACAAGCTGGCGGCGCTGATGAGCCACGTGGAAGAGGCCGACGCCGCGCCCACGGCGCAGTCGTACGAGGTGTTCACGGCGCTGTCGGCGCAGCTGGACCGCGAGCTTTCGGCGCTGAACCAGGTGTGGGCGCAGGATCTGGAGGCATTCAACCGCCTGCTGCGCGCCAAGCGCCTTCCGCCGGTATCCCGCACGCCGCTGCGCGTGGAGGAAGGCGCCGCCGGGACATCGAGGAC
- a CDS encoding PepSY-associated TM helix domain-containing protein encodes MQTTKTVRTGPAEPRPKGGRRGWARWMFYSHLWLGVATTGIVLIICVTGVLLNHKRPLGLMPNVQNPKAGELPASLPIAELARRAEGAVPAQVAAAGIDRMDVRPGDGFVKVRFDDRAVHEVTLDLVTGRVLHAGERNDVFLEKLHSGEIFGEQGILLSDLAAVALAILVISGYWLWLYPRSRG; translated from the coding sequence ATGCAAACGACGAAGACGGTGAGGACGGGGCCCGCCGAGCCCCGGCCGAAAGGGGGCAGGCGAGGGTGGGCACGGTGGATGTTCTACTCGCACCTGTGGCTGGGCGTCGCCACCACGGGCATCGTGCTGATCATCTGCGTCACCGGCGTGCTGCTGAACCACAAGCGCCCGCTGGGGCTGATGCCCAACGTGCAGAACCCGAAGGCCGGCGAGCTCCCCGCCTCGCTGCCCATCGCCGAGCTGGCGCGCCGCGCGGAAGGCGCCGTTCCCGCACAGGTGGCGGCGGCGGGCATCGACCGCATGGACGTGCGGCCGGGCGACGGCTTCGTGAAGGTGCGATTCGACGACCGCGCCGTGCACGAGGTGACGCTGGACCTGGTGACCGGGCGGGTGCTGCACGCGGGCGAGCGCAACGACGTGTTCCTGGAAAAGCTGCACTCGGGAGAGATCTTCGGCGAGCAGGGAATCCTGCTGAGCGACCTGGCCGCCGTGGCGCTGGCCATCCTGGTGATCAGCGGCTACTGGCTCTGGCTCTATCCCCGGAGCCGCGGATGA
- a CDS encoding DUF1003 domain-containing protein — MVDQEGQDDAAARLERQRGLARVVDRNVRALVARRAAEDRRKSTSERVADRITGFTGSMRFVYIHLLLFGTWIVVNVGLVPGLPRFDPSFVILAMVASVEAIFLSTFVLISQNRMAELADQRADLDLQVSLLAEHEISRMLALVHRMAEKLGIEEAADPELHELARDVHPEAVLDKIEENADNFGRDGQPRHEQNHGGG, encoded by the coding sequence ATGGTGGATCAGGAAGGGCAGGACGACGCGGCCGCGCGTCTGGAACGGCAGCGCGGCCTGGCGCGGGTGGTAGACCGCAACGTGCGGGCGCTGGTGGCCCGCCGCGCCGCCGAAGACCGGCGCAAGAGCACCTCGGAACGGGTAGCCGACCGCATCACGGGCTTTACCGGCAGCATGCGGTTCGTGTACATCCACCTGCTGCTGTTCGGCACGTGGATCGTGGTGAACGTGGGGCTGGTGCCGGGGCTGCCGCGGTTCGACCCGTCGTTCGTCATCCTGGCGATGGTGGCCTCGGTAGAAGCCATCTTCCTTTCCACCTTCGTGCTGATCAGCCAGAACCGCATGGCCGAGCTGGCCGACCAGCGCGCCGACCTGGACCTGCAGGTGAGCCTGCTGGCCGAGCACGAGATCTCGCGGATGCTGGCGCTGGTCCATCGGATGGCGGAAAAGCTGGGGATCGAAGAGGCGGCCGACCCGGAGCTGCACGAGCTTGCCCGGGACGTGCACCCCGAGGCGGTGCTGGACAAGATCGAGGAAAACGCCGACAACTTCGGCCGCGACGGCCAGCCGCGCCACGAGCAGAATCACGGCGGCGGCTAG
- a CDS encoding type II toxin-antitoxin system Phd/YefM family antitoxin, whose protein sequence is MRIVSIHAAEANLSRLIDLACAGEEIVIGRNDGPVVKLVPVRTSAGRRQRGSLEGEVVVPDAFFDPLPAHVLDRWEQ, encoded by the coding sequence ATGCGAATCGTGAGCATTCATGCCGCAGAAGCGAACCTCTCGCGGTTGATCGATCTGGCGTGCGCGGGTGAGGAGATCGTGATCGGGCGGAACGACGGGCCAGTCGTGAAGCTGGTTCCGGTCCGGACGTCCGCTGGGCGGCGTCAGCGAGGGTCGTTGGAGGGCGAGGTTGTCGTGCCGGATGCGTTCTTCGATCCCCTTCCCGCCCACGTGCTGGACCGCTGGGAGCAGTAG
- a CDS encoding dipeptidyl-peptidase 3 family protein, with protein sequence MPIRRTSAALALMAVAACAPAAVQTPQTTAPVATTQPAAPAADSIDRKLAQYTSVRLTTDLPLSARDRQIIPLLIDAAREMDAVWRQQTYGNLDSLVASIQDPRVRRYVEINYGPWDRLAGNAPFLGGVGPKPEGANVYPADMTKEQFEAAVAGGGARADSLRGLYTLVRRDPGGRLTAVPYSRAFRPNMERAAARLRQAAALAEDPGFRRYLELRAAALLTDDYQPSDLAWLDMKNNTLDVVIGPIETYEDALYGYKASYEAYVLVKDLEWSQRLSRYAALLPALQRGLPVPDAYKRETPGTDSDLNAYDVLYYAGEANAGSKTIAINLPNDEQVQLQKGTRRLQLKNAMRAKFDRILVPIATMLIAPDQRRHITFDAFFGNTMFHEVAHGLGIKNTIDGRGTVREALKEQASALEEGKADVLGLYMQVQLQEMGELQGDAMDSYTTFLASIFRSVRFGAASAHGRANVARFNYFKERGAFSRDAATGTYRVDPVRMRQAMNALSEQILRFQGDGDYAGVQAFMARYGQIGPELQSDLDRLATAGIPVDVVFEQGTDVLGLR encoded by the coding sequence ATGCCCATTCGTAGAACATCCGCCGCGCTGGCGCTGATGGCCGTCGCGGCCTGCGCGCCCGCGGCGGTGCAGACCCCGCAGACGACGGCGCCGGTAGCCACCACCCAGCCTGCAGCCCCCGCCGCCGATTCCATCGACCGCAAGCTGGCGCAGTACACGTCGGTGCGCCTGACGACGGACCTGCCGCTGAGCGCGCGCGACCGGCAGATCATTCCGCTGCTGATCGACGCGGCGCGAGAGATGGACGCCGTGTGGCGCCAGCAGACGTACGGCAACCTGGACTCGCTGGTGGCCAGCATCCAGGACCCGCGGGTGCGGCGGTACGTGGAGATCAACTACGGGCCGTGGGACCGGCTGGCGGGGAACGCGCCGTTCCTGGGCGGCGTGGGCCCCAAGCCCGAGGGCGCCAACGTGTATCCGGCCGACATGACCAAGGAGCAGTTCGAGGCGGCCGTGGCGGGGGGCGGCGCCCGCGCCGACTCGCTGCGCGGGCTGTACACGCTGGTGCGGCGCGACCCGGGCGGGCGGCTGACGGCGGTGCCCTACAGCCGGGCGTTCCGGCCGAACATGGAGCGCGCGGCGGCCCGGCTGCGGCAGGCCGCCGCCCTGGCCGAGGACCCGGGCTTCCGGCGCTACCTGGAGCTTCGCGCCGCCGCGCTGCTGACGGACGACTACCAGCCCAGCGACCTGGCCTGGCTCGACATGAAGAACAACACGCTCGACGTGGTGATCGGGCCCATCGAGACGTACGAGGACGCGCTGTACGGATACAAGGCCTCGTACGAAGCGTACGTGCTGGTGAAGGACCTGGAGTGGAGCCAGCGGCTGTCGCGCTACGCCGCGCTGCTGCCGGCCCTGCAGCGGGGCCTTCCCGTACCCGATGCGTACAAGCGCGAAACCCCGGGCACCGACAGCGACCTGAACGCGTACGACGTGCTGTACTACGCGGGCGAGGCCAACGCGGGCTCCAAGACCATCGCCATCAACCTGCCCAACGACGAGCAGGTGCAGCTGCAGAAGGGCACGCGGCGGCTTCAGCTGAAGAACGCCATGCGCGCCAAGTTCGACCGCATCCTGGTGCCCATCGCCACCATGCTGATCGCGCCGGACCAGCGGCGGCACATCACCTTCGACGCCTTCTTCGGGAACACCATGTTCCACGAGGTGGCGCACGGCCTGGGGATCAAGAACACCATCGATGGCCGCGGCACCGTGCGCGAGGCGCTGAAGGAGCAGGCCAGCGCGCTCGAGGAGGGGAAGGCCGACGTGCTGGGGCTGTACATGCAGGTGCAGCTGCAGGAGATGGGCGAGCTGCAGGGCGACGCCATGGACAGCTACACCACCTTCCTGGCCAGCATCTTCCGCTCGGTGCGCTTCGGCGCGGCCAGCGCGCACGGGCGGGCCAACGTGGCGCGCTTCAACTACTTCAAGGAGCGCGGCGCGTTCTCGCGCGACGCGGCCACGGGCACCTACCGCGTAGACCCGGTACGCATGCGCCAGGCGATGAACGCGCTCTCGGAGCAGATCCTGCGCTTCCAGGGCGACGGCGACTACGCGGGCGTGCAGGCCTTCATGGCGCGCTACGGGCAGATCGGCCCCGAGCTGCAGTCCGACCTGGACCGCCTGGCCACGGCTGGGATCCCGGTGGACGTGGTCTTCGAACAGGGCACCGACGTCTTGGGCCTGCGGTAA
- a CDS encoding L,D-transpeptidase, with product MFSIRRAVPGLLISLLATAPARAQGPMDIVVNIPAGRLEVFQGGERIRSYPVSVGTPRHATPTGEAAIRRMVWNPSWTPPDAAWARDERPAAPGWSNPMGRVKIHLFRDYYVHGTPARNEHALGRPASHGCIRMRNADVMELARLVLRADGAPVSDAAVQRLADNPRQTREITLSGRVRVRIEYRLNEVRGGALTLHPDVYRRGGGLPPLLPVPPVAGARAEERVALMR from the coding sequence ATGTTCTCCATTCGCCGGGCCGTCCCCGGGCTGCTGATTTCGCTGCTGGCCACCGCCCCCGCCCGCGCGCAGGGGCCCATGGACATCGTGGTCAACATTCCCGCGGGCCGGCTGGAGGTGTTCCAGGGCGGGGAGCGCATCCGCTCGTATCCCGTGTCGGTGGGTACGCCGCGGCACGCCACGCCCACGGGCGAGGCCGCGATCCGGCGGATGGTGTGGAACCCGTCGTGGACCCCGCCCGACGCGGCATGGGCGCGCGACGAGCGGCCGGCGGCGCCCGGATGGAGCAACCCGATGGGGCGGGTGAAGATCCACCTGTTCCGCGACTACTACGTGCACGGCACGCCGGCGCGCAACGAGCACGCGCTGGGCCGGCCGGCCTCGCACGGGTGCATTCGCATGCGCAACGCCGACGTGATGGAGCTGGCGCGCCTGGTGCTGCGGGCCGACGGGGCGCCGGTAAGCGACGCGGCCGTGCAGCGCCTGGCCGACAACCCGCGCCAGACGCGCGAGATCACCCTCTCAGGGCGCGTTCGCGTGCGCATCGAGTACCGGCTGAACGAGGTGCGGGGCGGCGCGCTGACCCTGCACCCCGACGTGTACCGCCGCGGCGGCGGGCTGCCGCCCCTGCTTCCCGTGCCGCCCGTTGCCGGTGCGCGCGCCGAGGAACGCGTCGCGCTGATGCGCTGA